A region of the Chelmon rostratus isolate fCheRos1 chromosome 1, fCheRos1.pri, whole genome shotgun sequence genome:
TACAATTTCCACGTACTTGTACTTCAGTATATTCATTTCATGCCACTTCATACTTTACAACTTTACtaattactttgcagattaacaCAGAATCAGTTTCTActaaaataattacaaatgaaACTTCACAGGAGTTTGAgttaaattaaaatatgaaatactgctcaaacatcacacacatcacttATATTTTAGTGATAATAATACAATATTATAATTCTAGAAGGATTTTAATAACATGAAtcagagtacttttacttttgatactttaagttTGATGATGATTCTTGATTAAAACTCACCACACTGCTACCTCAGGTATTattatacatacacacactcacacacacacactcacacacacacacacacacacactcacacacacacacacacacacacactcacacacacacgcacaaaataacataaaaaaataactaaagtaaaagttttctgttgttcttcAGTCAAACGTGTGACTGCACTTTTCAGCTTCATTAGCTTGTTTGTTAGCGTTAGCTCGTGCCACATTCATGCGCTCCTTCCTCTTTCATGGATGACTGGACTTGTTTGATCTTGTATAATCCAGCAGCCATCAGGTGTGTTACCtgatattatataatattatattttattgccttagtatattttcattctggtatatttttaattgcatttaagaatatttttattgcacgttggtttattttattgtagttatcttaattttattctttctaatcttccttatctttcttattatcttgtttctaacacgggggttgcaatgcaaatttcattgacatgacatgctcagtgacaataaagactcttgagTCTTGAATCTTGACGGCTGCTGGCTTTCATCACATTTCGTGGCGCTCATCGTTAGCTTCACGCTACGACACATCATGGAGCCACTTTTCAGACAgaagtcttttcttctgctcgGGTTCAGTTTGACGTTTTAAATGTTCAGccctgaatataaatatataggCCTCAATGTATTAACTAAAATGTcaatatatgtatgtgtatgatttgaaaaactgtgaaacttcatatttaattgaaaataagaCAATGTGTCAAATGTTGAAAGAGagaaatttaattgtttttgaatgtgatGCAGCGACTCGTCGTGATAAAGTCGGTTCAGCTCATGTTTCTGACgcctcacctcctcctcgtCACAGAGGGCTGGAGCCCTCCGCCATCTTTACCTCAGAAAGGCTCCTCCTCCCTGGAGGCTCTAATCCAtcatgttactcacctgttgccaggtAACCTGGCCTTTcgtcttttagcatttcactacttttccagtgttttgttgccactgtctcaactttttacaaacatgttgctgcatcaaattctacATGAGgaaataattttcaaaaacaaggaaatggtacattctgttttattcatgtttatgaGCTCTGACGGCTTTTTCTAGTTCttagttagctctgttagctccgttagtgttagctctgttagctccgttagtgttagctctcagagggaattttctagttgggcaaatgttgttgtgatgtgcaacattttctattttgaaacACCTTTTCTTTGGATCAATGAATTGTTAGTGAGGTTGAATCTTCAGTTAGCTGTGGTCCCGTCCTCGGAtgaatgtgcttttaatgtggCTGATTTCTTTATAGTTGACatcgttgtcatggtgacattcactgctgctgttgtgttgatGGACAAGGAACAATGAACCAATAATCTAAATTAACCTGTGGACACCAGTGAATCCATGAATAATGATGATGCCTTTGTCATGACCCGCGCTCTGCATGCTggtttcccattgtgtgttgtctttgcctgggttttgtcacatcctgttttattttgaaggttcacgTTATGCgttttggtttactttacttcctgtgttttcccgcccttgtgattgtctgatgggtttcacctgtgtgtcattagtttgccgtccttgtgtatttaagtccgtgtcttctcctctgtctttgtcgggtcgatgtaagtgagtgtttgtcgttgtgattcctttgtcatgtccgagttgtgtttcatgtgagtgtttcttgttgcgttatccttgttcatgtccaggctttggtctctgtcagtgttccaccgtccttagtgttgtctgcgtttccctttaCTGTTTGAGATTCCCCGCCGTAGACctttttgtgagtgtttttctgttggtaGATTTATAACCTAGCTTCTGTTTTCCGTTCTCAGTTCTTAGCATAGCTGAATTTTTCTCCTcgttaaagagtgattttctgtttgagaacttttgttatttagattcttgtttctttgttttccaagagaatattttgagttgttagttttctTATCTAGATCTTTCAGTAGTCTGTTCTGTtccatagccctttgtgttttcctcctccgggagcgttttctgttctttatctTATCTGTTGTTAGTTATTCATAGCcttgtatatactgtaatactgtaaaGCTCTGGTCAGCTGCTTTATAATTTTCAATATATTACgtgaaaaaagtcaaaaggtGATAGAGCATGTCAGTATTTCTGAGCCTCAGTGCCATCTTTTGCAGCATTTTCAGCAAAAAGCCAAACGTTTTGAGAGAAGTTTCTGTTTGTTGGCtttctttgcagcagtttcAACATGTAGGTGTCCTGCATGTGCAGTTTATCaaactaaaaagaaaagtgCAATAAGAAGCTGTGGATTGTTGGAATTACATGATGAAAAAGCAGTGATTTAGCTCTGTTCTTGGTTcagaaagcacatttttctgtgtttatactGACTGACGGTGCGTTTTTAAACACAAAGGTTTAGTGGAAACTGTTGAAAGTCATTTTGAAaccagcttttttttattaacagtACAAATCTGTAAAGtttaacaacagcaaaaactgagatgtcttcctcttcctcgccaccacacacacacacacacacacacactctgacaatAACATGGGTTAAATGTACCCAGCAGAAGCATCTATGTAAAGTGATGCATCATGGGATTgtgaatagaaaacacagaCCATGAGTACATGAGAACTGAGGAATTCTAGGGGTTTAATACCAAACAGGAAAAAGCAAAGCGAAACCTCATGAAGTCAAGTTTTCATCTGAATCACTGAGTTTCCTGGAGCCCATTTGGCATAAAATACAAATCTGGTCCCTCATTGCTTTCTTTCATTGGTATTTTAACATGCAACCATGTTTTCCTCTCAACTCTTCCATCTTTCCATTTATAATACCAAGAACAATCAAAGCCAGAATCAGTACGTGACCTATCACAGCACTCCATTAGTCATTTAACCACTCGCTGAAACGAAACCCTGCGGAATCAGTGGGGCCGAATGCGTCATGAATTTTCTCGAGCGCTGTGATCACGCTAGTGATATTGTCAGGGATGAGTGTGACACAGTCACAAAGACAAGAGAAATTAccatattaaatattattattaaattacagGTGGTCTACCCTTATATACAGGAGCGTTAATACTCCTCAGATAACTGTGAGATTCTATACAATTTTTTGGCAGTGCATATTTTTatggctatatatatatataagtacaTATAAGTACACACACtgaactaaatggtcagccacctgcactcagtatatacattttagtatatttcagctgctgttggtacacttaattgtttagtatatttttactgcatgttggtttattttattctagtatcttaattttattttataatcttatctttcttattatctgtttctaacatgggggttgcagtgcaaatttcattgacatgtcacGCTCAATGACAGTAAAGACTCTTGAGTCTTGAATCTTGACCGTACGACTTTCTGTTCACGTCTCACCATGTATGGTGAGACACGTGACTCCACTTACGTGTGGAGTTCATCCGTTCACGTGTGGATGACCAGCAAAATACTGGACTAAACTCTCAACTGGATCTGAGCGACGGCAACGTCTCACCTCGTGCTGGAATGGAGAACGCCAGCTAGCTGGaggattctgattggctaaaataTGGTGCTGGTGCCGCAAGACCTATTTTCTATCCCCCAATGATCCACCCTGCTGTTAGGAACcacagtgtgtctctatgtaGATTCTCCTCAACTGGACTGAGACTGACTGGTGCTTCCAAACAACTAAACAGCTTCATTTACAATAAACTAAAATGATAAAACCAGACTTAAAACTAGATTTGAACACAGGGACACAAAGTTTGTGCAACAGTGCAGCTCAGCTGATGTTGTACAAATATTACTACAAACATCTGAAGGCGCCCTGGaggttttcatcatttaatttcatttaatggctttgaaataatttttttcATGCTTCTTATGTAGTTTTGTGATATTTATATTGATCTAATAATATTTCTCTTGGTTCATCTGTTTCAttatgtttgtctgcagctcagtgagggtTTCCTGGTTCAATAAAATTAAGGAAATGTGGGAATTTCAAAAAGAAGCGCAGACTTTTTGATTATTTAAAGACACATCGACACTATTTAAATaagaataaacagaataaacacacacacgaaagacaaactgctgtgagaTGTTtaactgacaggaaacaggaaattaaatCACTGATAAGCATCGAGCCGTCAATCAAACCAGGTCAGAGCTGAGCTGGCAGTGtgggctgaaaaaaaaaaaaaacacacaacgtACCACACAGTGATGATGCAGCAGGTCCGGACCGACCTGAGTCACAACACGACTGTAAACCAGGTCAGACTCTGCAACGCGCTCGCATCCTGCATCACGTGACCGGCGCTGCAGAGCAACTCGGCTAATGTAAGAAACGGCAGAAGACAGAGGGGGGGGACCCTGAGGGCTGCGGGGGCCAGGACGCCCCCTCGGCATCGTCGCATTCTCCTGTTGCGTCACACGTTGAAGTGACGTGATATGTGGCCGCGACTCACCGAGGTTAGCTGTCATCCAATCAGCTTCATCTGAATCTGAGCGTctttaaagcaaataaaaccaaactgcaTAAATAAAACCTTTATTTCTTTCACCTGTTTCACTGCGGGGGCCTATGAACATGAATCTATTAATAAACAGCCTTCTTCTTAAAGCAGAGTCAGAGCTGAGCTGGCAGTGTGGGCTGTCCCCAACTGCATCTGTCAAATGGCAAACTTTTACTTTAATTAGGCTGGTGCattcatattattttattagtCTTCATCGGTGTGTTAAAcacatggaaaatccataatgataactagatactGAACTAGAAAAAGCTCTCAGAGCTCCACCGAGGAGGCATCAGAGCTCAATACAAACCCCCCAATTCAACCAGCAATGAAGTCAAAGttaaagtcagctttattgtcaattctgcagtatgtacaggacaaacagagaatcgaaactgcgttactcttcaacctctgtggcaggacatatattaaaaagaaataaataaaaactgtacaatctaaacaatgaaacatcaaGAGAAATGAGTCCTGATGCCAgcaaaaactcctcttcaggatccagGAAGCATCAAAAACACTCAGGCCAATGAAAATCAAGCCAGGTGTGTTTCATAGACGAGCTCAGTGATTCTCCGAGCTTTTTATTTAACAGGCTTTATTCCAGAGCTTTCTCCTCCCTGATGCTCTGCCAttcttctttcagctctttggtTGTTTGCTTTTCTAATGCAGGATGAAGCTGATCAGTGGAGAGCAAAGCCTCTGTGAACGTGGTCTTCATCACGTGACCTGTGAggttttttacatttctatcttacataaaaatctaaattaacagtttcatttcttttcctcacagAATTGAATGAAGTGCTGAGTTACAGGCAGACTGTGTGTTCCCAAACTCACGAAGGCCTCACGACACCCCAGAAGCTTTGTTGACCCCTAGAGAGGGTCGGGACCCCCAGGGTGGAAACCAGTGGATTAGATCTTCATCTGTTTGTCCATCTTGGTCATTTTTAGAAATACATCATTTGTGTTGGTTCAGTCTTTCCTCCAGAtgttgaagctgctgcaggggTTTACTCAGTTTATTCAGACTCCAGAGCAGCACCGAGGTCCAGCACAAGTCCAGCACTGCTGTGGTGATCCAGGTTTTAATCCGGGCTGGAACTAATCAGTCTTTCAGcagttttctttgatttgtcaataaaatggaacaaatagtgaaaaatgctcattatAATTTCTGAGAGACGAACGTGACGAATTCAGGGTTCTTGTTCTAGATATTAAGTTTATTAGCATATAATTAGCATAAACGAAAAAAAAAGCACCGTCGTGTCTGAGAGTGTGACTTgttataatattttttattcattgttttattgttatttattttattgttttactgtattttatttctttctttcagcacTTTGGTTCACCttggttgtttttaaagtgctttataaataaagttggtTTGGAATATATACAAACACTGATGTGATGGTCAAAATAAGTGCCAGTTCATTTTCTGCTCCACCAATCGGACTCATGGCCGGCTGGATTTCAGCTGCTGGACGAGGCTGAAGTCCAGTTCCTCCACATCGAACAGGGAAAACCATCTTCACGGAGCTGCTTTAGTCACTTTGTCATGTTGAACGAGGCGAATGCAAACACAAGGTTGTATTTGAccctgtttcctgcagctgtttgtttgtatctTCACAAcaatcagaaaatgttttcagatttcTAACACGACGCTTCAAGGAGCAGCGCTCCTGCTGCAGACGACACGTTGACCTAGAAAATCTGCTGCAACTATCGCGTGCAGAATAATTAAACCTCGACACCGACCGAGAAAGTGGGTCGACCATCAGGCCTCATCATCAAGTCTGGTCTGTGTGGTTTACTGACAAGGATCAAAGACAGGGGgcaggtggagaaagagagaaagatggtgacatcatcagaggACGTCCAACGGCAGCGCTGACTCTCACGATCTGATCAGGATAAATGTCTGAGCTGAACCCGAAGTCCAGCAGAACACCAGCAAAGACGAAGAGAGAGGATCTGCAGCTCAGCGAGTACCATCAGGCCTCCAGGTGACACCCTCTGACCTGAACCTCCAGCAGAGCCTGACCACCCTACAGACCAGGACAGTCTGACAGACCTGCAAAAGACCAAGAACCCAGATCTGAAAAGGAGGACAGTCAAAGCAGCCGAGTCCAACCTGTCAACATGTTCTCAGCGTCAGACTCCTCCAGAGTGACGGTAAGAGCCGCTGAATTCTGCCTTCCCCAGCTTTGatttcatcactgtgtttaAAAAGTTCAGGACGACGTTTAAATCCAGAAATCTGAGCATAAACAGAGAAATAAGACAGAGATAATTCAATTAGTGAGAAGTTTAAATCATAGAAATAAACCAATTAACTGGAAAATGAATTATAAACTCAACCGTTTTGGTTTTCACCGCAgcagtgtttcattgtttctATCACTGGGGTCATGTGACAAACATGACCCCAGTGATAAAAACAATGCATCAAAAgtcatgaaaagtgacattatGACATAAAAGGgaactctttttttcattaaccACCTTAATGGTGTGTAAACAATagagagctgacaggaagtgagacaaaCATCCAACAAAGCATTCAAAAACATCAGATTGTTTTATTAGTTGGAATATTGAAGTTGTAACCCCCCCGAAAAATTTAAATTTCACTCATATTGAGTAATTAATTATGTGGTGAAAATGGTGTTAATTGCAACCCAAATctgtaaaacatgtttctgtaatttcatttacatgtttaattagagaataaaaataataagagttaaagtctgatctaatgttgacttctcctcctcttcctcagactgtctgtgtggcagcgatgatgatgatgatgatggtgatgatgatgacgacagAGGCGGCAGCCATGCCGAGAGCAGGCAGCCAATCGAAACATTCAGCgaaggcagacaggaagtcctCTGACGGTGCGATGGTAGAAACGGTTCCCCTGCAGCTTGACCCCAACGCTTTGGCCGTGACGGGAAACATCAGGCCGCTGGAGAACGCCTCCATCTCCCCGTGGACGTACAAGtaaggaaacacacagagaagaaacgAGGCCACGCCCACAGCCGCGTGCTCCTTTAATCCTCCAATTAACAGCTGAAGTGATGTTAAACCTTTTTGTCCCCCTTCTCCGTCCTCAGCATCTCCTACGATGAGTCTCTGCTCCCCCCGAGGCTGTCGGAGGCTCACTGTTTGCTGAGCGGCTGTCTGGACTCGGAGGGCCAGGAAGACCGGAACCTGAGGTCCAGACCCATCATGCGCCAGGTCCTGCTGCTGCGCCGGGTCAGGTCAGCGGGGGCGGAGTCGGGGGCGGAGCACAGCTACCACTTCCGGCTGGAGTCCCGCCTCATCGCAGTGGGCTGCACCTGCGTCCGGCCCGTCGTCCGGTACCAACAATGAGGACCAGAGACTGGATCGGGTCCCGGGTCTGtctgacacagacagaagctaCTGTATGGAAGACCAGTACCGCCAAGACAAAAAGTTCAAAGAGAAAAtccaaaaatgtttgttgtaATTGTAACGTTGTGGGCCGAGCACTTTGCACCCTCCTTCTTTATAAATGAAAGTTAATATTAGTGTTAATTCTGTCCATTAATATCTGACAGAGTCCAAACATTTGACTCGAGCTGTTAAAACTATAAGAGTCGATCTCTTGATTCTGACTTGAATTCAcggtgaggagggagaaagtgaaactgaacGTTTATTTCTGTTGCCTACATGCTGCTCTGTGGATTCAGGTTTTCTAATTTCTTGAATTCTTTGTTTACATTCTTCATTTGTGTCGAAACACAACTACACACTGGAGCTCAATGTGAACAGCAAACAGATCCTTAATagatgtgtttcatgtgttttgttctatttatagtttaaatttaaatgacGTTTTATTTAAGTGCTTTGATCTTCAGCAGGTATTTATTGGTAAAGTGATATTAGTGTTAATGTATTCATCGTTgactcaataaaaaaaactgaacaaagaagtgtcattgttttattcttgaatttaaaatataatgtgatttctgtacattatcatcatcatcatcatcatctcaccCTGACTCCTGTACAATGACGTTGCCAGGGAAACAGActggcacacacaaacacaccacagtaGCTGTAAACAACGTACACGATCGATTATCAGTTCTTCTTCGGTGAGACTCAGTCGTTCTATCAGCAGGCGGTTGGTTCACGGATTGTTCTACAGGTCAGTATCCTGTGAtgtggctaacgttagccccACCGCTAACCCggctgtttgttgttgatgtaaCACAGATGGACTGTCGTCGGGCCTCATCCAGTTTACACAGGAAGGAAATACAGAAAGCAGCTTCAGACGGCTGcataaatgctaacatgctctgTATTGATCTTCAGAAATATgagtctgaaaaataaattctgcaggctgcaggactTGAAGGACTTGTTCCTTGTTCCAGTCCGCCGTGTGTGTTGACTCGGACTCTTCTTTGCCTCGTGAGTGTTTTGACTCAAACTGCTTTGTGAGTGTTTAAACTCGGACTTTAACTCGCACTTGTTTCGTTTGGACTAGTCTGCTCTAACTCAGGCTTCCCTCAGTGAGTGCTTTGACCTGAACCCCTCTTGGTTTGGTTGGTGGTTTAAACCGGACCTGGGTCTCGTGGGTGTGTCAGtcctgtgtctctttgtctcattGGTATTTGATTTGGACTCAGTCTCACTGAACCAGCCTATAACCATCTTTGGTCTTGACAAAGTCcagttgacttttttttgcctttcctGGTCTGGATCTCGACTTGGTCTCAACATGCATTAGGACTCGGCCTTGACTCAGAACTAAGTTCGCTGTACTTTCCCTCAGCTGCCACTAGATGTGACTAAAGAGCCATTTTTTACTGATCAAACCTtccctgctgctgtgctgttgtgcaGTAAATGTAATGATATAAACTGtccagcagatggagctgtCTAACTATCACAGAGCAGAGATTCCTTCATGTTCAGCTCTCCTGGCGTGTCGAGGAAGTCGAGGGATCATTTGTAAGATTCAGAAGAGGAagttgtttcatttcctttggGTTTGAGTTGGGTACAGCTCTGATAAGACGTCGTGAAGTAGTTGAATCCTTGATgcgcacacaatcacacacatgaacacattgGCACTGTTGGCATGGCAACAAAGCACAGTACAACCCCTGTGAACCATCTATTGATGACTGAATCTGCAGCGTCCTTCAGTTTCACAAGTTTTATCTCATTAAGAAGAGGCCTGGTTGTAGAGAGGAGCTCGAACAGatcagtcctcctcctccttcctctttttcttcttctctcactcttttcagagtctctctctctcagtcctcCAGTAGGAGCAGCACCAGGTTGTCGGCGCATCAATCCTCAGCTCATCAGCCCTCCAAAATGGCTTCCAAATAAAGTTCAGCTTGTGTTGTGATCAGGCCATCAAGACACCTGGAAACAGAAGGAATGGGGGGGCAGTTAGCGCATTGCTAGCACATgctaactcacacacacaggagaacGGCAGGACCTCACATTTTTCTCTAGGTTCAAGCATGAATCTTTCAGAGTCTGTCAGGTCAGGTTTACCctcagcagagaaagaaagtgactgacagactgaggccaggaggctgctgggactaaataaactgtatttaaaacaaGATTAGACGAATATGATGCAGATCCTATCGTGTTTGAAAATCTATAAATCTGTAGTTTTGTCATTGCAGCGCTGTCTTCACATTTTGTCTCAGTACGTCTACCCAGAATCccccctgctcctccagctcgTCCTCACCTCCACGCTGTGCTTGtcctgaaagacacaaacagcacagactcCTGTCAGTGATTCATATTCGTCACACAGAATCTGAATCTCAGGGACTGAGAGTGAAAGCTGatcctcacctcctcctgcagccgcTCCTGCGAGGCGTTCAGGTGCATCTGCCGCTGCTCCTTGTCGGCATCGGCTCGGTGCTCCTGGCGTTCTTTGGTCAGAGCTTTCTGAGCCACTTCACGCTCGTGCTCCCTCCTCTCGGCCAGGTGCTTCAGCAGCTCCGCCTCCTGACACTAGAGGGAGACAACGGGAGGATTTACGGTCAGCTTCTGCCTGTGCAGAGAGTCGTCtccactgtgtgactgtgagtctGTTGAGTGAGAACACGTGGTCTTATTTTGTCATAGCATCATTTCTTAATTGACAACTGCATGATGTCACCTAAAATACCTTCTCTAGTCCAGCTATGCAGCAGACTTAATGCCGACAAACAGAACTCCGGACAAAATGTTCTTCAAAAGTTTATCACCTCAACAGATATTCATCATCATAACACTGTAAAGTCAGCTGTTGGGGTTCCTCAGGGATC
Encoded here:
- the il17a/f1 gene encoding interleukin 17a/f1; this translates as MFSASDSSRVTTVCVAAMMMMMMVMMMTTEAAAMPRAGSQSKHSAKADRKSSDGAMVETVPLQLDPNALAVTGNIRPLENASISPWTYNISYDESLLPPRLSEAHCLLSGCLDSEGQEDRNLRSRPIMRQVLLLRRVRSAGAESGAEHSYHFRLESRLIAVGCTCVRPVVRYQQ